In Triticum urartu cultivar G1812 chromosome 6, Tu2.1, whole genome shotgun sequence, the following proteins share a genomic window:
- the LOC125512641 gene encoding pathogenesis-related protein PR-4-like encodes MATEVAAAGARMPVSVLVLVALVVACLSANGAAAQQASDVAATYNLYNPEKINWDLRVASVFCATWDADMPLVWRQRYGWTAFCGPAGAHGQPSCGRCLQVTNRATGARTVARVVDQCDNGGLDLDVAVFRQIDTDGGGVANGHLVVDYEFVGCQD; translated from the exons ATGGCAACGGAGGTCGCTGCCGCTGGCGCAAGAATGCCGGTGTCGGTGCTGGTTCTCGTGGCATTGGTCGTGGCCTGCCTGTCCGCCAATGGCGCGGCGGCGCAGCAGGCGAGCGACGTGGCGGCGACGTACAACCTGTACAACCCAGAGAAGATCAACTGGGACCTGCGAGTCGCCAGCGTCTTCTGCGCGACGTGGGACGCCGACATGCCGCTGGTGTGGCGGCAGAGGTACGGCTGGACGGCGTTCTGCGGCCCCGCCGGCGCGCACGGCCAGCCGTCCTGCGGCCGCTGCCTCCAG GTGACGAACAGGGCGACGGGGGCGCGGACGGTGGCGAGGGTGGTGGACCAGTGCGACAACGGCGGGCTCGACCTTGACGTCGCCGTGTTCCGGCAGATCGACACCGACGGAGGCGGCGTGGCCAACGGCCACCTCGTCGTCGACTACGAGTTCGTCGGCTGCCAGGACTGA
- the LOC125512640 gene encoding pathogenesis-related protein PR-4-like encodes MPVSVLVLVALVVVCLSANGAAAQKASGVAATYNLYNPEKINWDLRVASVYCATWYADKPLAWRQRYGWTAFCGPAGAHGRPSCGRCLKVTNRATGARTVARVVDQCDNGGLDLDVAVFRQIDTDGGGVANGHLLVDYEFVGCQD; translated from the exons ATGCCGGTGTCGGTGCTGGTTCTCGTGGCATTGGTCGTGGTCTGCCTGTCCGCCAACGGGGCGGCGGCGCAGAAGGCGAGCGGCGTGGCGGCGACGTACAACCTTTACAACCCAGAGAAGATCAACTGGGACCTGCGCGTGGCCAGCGTCTACTGCGCGACGTGGTACGCCGACAAGCCGCTGGCGTGGCGGCAGAGGTATGGCTGGACGGCGTTCTGCGGCCCCGCCGGCGCGCACGGCCGGCCGTCCTGCGGTCGCTGCCTCAAG GTGACGAACAGGGCGACGGGGGCGAGGACGGTGGCGAGGGTGGTGGACCAGTGCGACAACGGCGGGCTCGACCTTGACGTCGCCGTGTTCCGGCAGATCGACACCGACGGAGGCGGCGTGGCCAACGGCCACCTCCTCGTCGACTACGAGTTCGTCGGCTGCCAAGACTGA